The following proteins are co-located in the Rippkaea orientalis PCC 8801 genome:
- the gshA gene encoding glutamate--cysteine ligase, with protein MRLSKGLEIEIYTGTADGQIIGLSDRIVKDLEGFVREPDARNVEYTTAPLCCYDRLLCAILRPRHDLRQYLTNIGNYTLIPGSTLSLGNSDRFYRSDPHNPYHSYIEQTYGTNVVTASIHINIGISDPEILMQACRLVRLEAPLYLALSASSPFLDGQVTGYHSTRWHLFPQTPDHVPLFTSHAHFIQWTEEQLALKTMQNVRHLWTSVRPNGDNRPYNVNRLELRICDLVVEPIALLSIVALLEARLSQLINDLSLDPLTQSQLSPEELLKITAQNERAVAKDSLKAQLNHWQDGREIWVQDWIEELYQDVWLTAKQGGFSCFLSPLKKLLREGNLAQQWLRKYESGQDIPSILVDEIEAMTQRESDLADKLCDARLVA; from the coding sequence GTGCGTTTATCCAAAGGACTCGAAATTGAAATCTATACAGGGACAGCCGATGGTCAAATCATTGGATTATCCGATCGCATCGTCAAAGACTTAGAGGGATTTGTCAGGGAACCCGATGCTCGTAACGTTGAATATACCACAGCCCCTCTGTGTTGTTACGATCGCCTACTCTGTGCCATCCTCAGACCGAGACATGATTTAAGGCAATATCTGACCAATATTGGTAATTATACCCTCATTCCAGGGAGTACCTTGTCTTTAGGAAACAGCGATCGCTTCTACCGTTCCGATCCCCATAACCCTTACCATAGCTACATTGAACAAACCTACGGAACCAATGTTGTCACTGCCAGTATCCACATTAACATTGGTATTAGTGATCCTGAGATATTAATGCAAGCCTGTCGCTTAGTACGCTTAGAAGCCCCACTCTATCTAGCGTTAAGTGCCTCCTCACCCTTTTTGGATGGACAAGTAACCGGGTATCATTCCACCCGTTGGCATCTTTTCCCCCAAACTCCCGACCATGTTCCTTTGTTTACCAGTCATGCTCATTTTATCCAATGGACAGAGGAACAATTAGCCTTGAAAACCATGCAAAATGTTCGCCATCTCTGGACTTCCGTGCGACCGAACGGAGATAATCGTCCCTATAACGTTAATCGCTTAGAATTGAGAATTTGTGACCTCGTTGTTGAACCTATTGCTCTATTATCCATTGTCGCTCTATTAGAAGCCCGTTTAAGCCAATTAATCAACGATTTGAGCCTTGATCCCCTCACCCAAAGTCAGTTATCCCCAGAGGAACTATTAAAGATTACAGCACAAAATGAGAGGGCTGTTGCTAAAGATAGTTTGAAAGCTCAACTGAACCATTGGCAAGATGGACGAGAGATTTGGGTACAAGATTGGATTGAAGAACTCTATCAAGACGTATGGCTAACGGCTAAGCAGGGAGGTTTCAGTTGTTTTCTGAGCCCCCTCAAAAAGCTTCTCAGAGAGGGTAATTTAGCCCAACAATGGCTAAGAAAATATGAGTCTGGTCAGGATATTCCCTCAATTTTGGTCGACGAAATTGAAGCAATGACACAACGAGAGTCCGATTTAGCTGATAAATTGTGCGATGCTCGATTAGTCGCGTAA
- the trmL gene encoding tRNA (uridine(34)/cytosine(34)/5-carboxymethylaminomethyluridine(34)-2'-O)-methyltransferase TrmL: MLKIVLVHPQIPPNTGNIARTCAATETELHLVGPLGFELSDRYLKRAGLDYWPYVNLHYHKDLAEFYSVYQQHTGRLIGFSVRGQSPYHQWTFQENDWLLFGSETEGLPKSVLENCDATLYIPMSQSKVRSLNLSVSVTIGLFEARRQLSIF; this comes from the coding sequence ATGCTCAAGATTGTTTTAGTTCATCCACAAATCCCTCCCAATACGGGGAATATTGCGCGGACCTGCGCGGCGACAGAGACGGAATTACATTTAGTCGGACCGTTGGGGTTTGAATTGAGCGATCGCTACCTAAAACGCGCTGGACTCGATTATTGGCCTTACGTTAATCTGCACTATCACAAGGACTTAGCAGAATTTTACAGCGTCTATCAGCAACACACAGGACGCTTAATTGGGTTTAGCGTTCGAGGTCAGTCCCCCTATCATCAATGGACATTTCAAGAAAACGACTGGTTGTTATTTGGCAGCGAAACCGAAGGCTTACCTAAATCCGTCTTGGAAAATTGTGACGCAACTTTATATATTCCCATGAGTCAATCCAAGGTGCGAAGCCTGAATCTCTCGGTTAGTGTGACCATTGGACTCTTTGAAGCCCGACGACAATTAAGTATTTTTTAA